TAATGAACGTAATGTTGCAAGTATGATGAAAAAGTGACCTGGCTGCCTTAAAAAGATAAGTTgattcaaaaaaacactttgttgaGCTAACATTTTAGACATGTTTGCAGAAGTATTAATTATAAATAGATCCACCAAGATGCTTAGTTCAGGcaagttacattttcatgtttttacaactCAATATACCTGTAGAAACATGTTGATCTAATtagttttttcatgttgtttctacTATGATTTAGGTTTGTAAAACTTAGATTTGCTTGTTGGTCTCACTAAAAGGCTTGTCGATTAAACTTAAAGTATGAAGTTGATAGAACTAATTTATCAGCACTGTCTTTGTCACCCCAACTAATAAAACTAAGTTTAAGGAACTACGACAAAAGTGGAAACTTAACTTAACTGGAACAACTTAAATTTCTTGGCTTGctgaacttaacattttaaggcagccaggttacgaattattttaagttgaactaacttattttttctcacagtgtAGACAAGAGAATTGCATCTGGAGCAGGGCTCATGCATACCTACACTGCATTTTGAAGAGATGTTGTCATTCATTATATATCAACATGAGCGTTGTTGGATGGGAACCCCTACAGGGTTGTTGAGGTGGATATTTCTGTAGGACACACCACTACTGCATGCGTGGGTATTTAAGGCCCAGGTGGACTCAGGTCAGCATTGATTGGAAGAGGCCCCATCAGCCTTGACACGGAGAGATAGCCTTTTCACTCAGAGAACCAAAGTTACAATCATACCAAACTGTTCCCTATCATCGAGACTATCTCTCCACCCAGTTCATATACACAAGGACCCTTTAAGAACACAGATTCCCTATTCAATGCAGAGTTGCTTGTACCATACAGATGGCATCACCTCAACATTGGTGGCCTCATCTCCTCATGTCTCATTGCTATTTCTAGCtagttttgttattttgttttttaccatCTCCCATCCAGGTGTGATAGTGCCAACCTTGTTAATTTGTTTCTCAGTAATATTCAGTGATGGTAAGAGAATGTAATGCGTATTTGTACAAAAGTAAGCAATTATACATTCATATTCAAGCTGTATTTAAAATATCTACTGAGTAGTGCTCTTAACTATTGAGTCTTTGGTtaactttatacatttttacaCAACTACATTAATTGTGCTATATAATTATTGAAAAGACAGACACAACTTTGAATTTCCCTCAAGAGTCCTTTCTCAATACAAAGTTATGTACTGCTGCCCTGTTCACCTTGGCATTGTTATTTTGTGTATTGATATCTTTATTGTTGTTAATTACAGAATAACTTGTGGTTTGTTGGCTATAACGCGACTTAGATTATTTCCATCAGTTTGAGATCCTAACTCAGTCTATTGTGTGTTCTTGCAGGCAGAATGGTGTGGCCTAAACTCCATGTGTGCTCAAGTGGCAAGCATCCTTGTTCCACTGATCCAACTTGGATATCTTCCAGTACACCATCCCCATCCCTATATATGGCATTGACTCAACCAAGTCCAATAGGGCAAATCTGAtggtgttatggttttattttacagtaatgGTCATAACTGGATGTGTGCTGCAGATTTTGTTTCTTACAGGGTGCAGTATAAATAAGGTCAACCCTGGAGAGTTTAACTGTTGTCATTGCATTTGTAGGTAttgatattattgttattttgaaagttttacAACTAGAGAAATCTTTAAAACAACTGATGTTATGTCATTGTAGTTGATAAATCTAGATAACCTCCTATTGTCTTGTCACGCCTGAGGAAAACTGGATTAAAGATTAATTAGCTAGATGAGATATCAAGTAATCTGAATGCTGGGCTCATTCACACCTCACACGGCACTGTGAAGAGGAGCCACAGCAACCTTAACAGATCAACATGAGCAATTTTGGGGAAATCCTGAAGGAGGTTGGGGAGTTTGGTTCATTTCAGAAACGCTTACTTGCAGCATTATGCATGCCAagcttttttgttgcttttgataTTATTGGTCAGGTATTTACAGGCAGGAATTTTGAACATAACTGTAACACTGACTGGATCTTGGAGCAAGGGCCAAACCTGACGGAAGACAGACAAAGGAATCTCACCCTGCCACTGAACAAGGATGGACAGTTTGAAAGCTGCATAATGTTCACACCTGTGGATTTGGATTTGGAAACTATTGAAGCATATGGGATTAACAAAACAACCTCATGTATAGATGGATGGGACTATCAGGCATCCAATGGTGCTTCCAGCAGTGTGACTGACGTGAGCAAAGAAAATTCAATATTCCTTTCAAAAATGTTGCTTAAACCTTTACCCAGTCCATTGAGTCTGTAATTCTTCTGACCCTGCTCTCAATTATTTTTCTTACTCTTAGTTTGATCTGGTTTGTGACCAGAGTGGCCTGATTGAGGTATCGCAGTCTGTTTACATGGCAGGTTATATGGTTGGTGCTGTGACATATGGTGCCATTTCTGACAGGTAAGGAACAGTCACACCTCCTGTCTACTGAAAGGGATAGTTTACTATCAAGACTCTTGGTTTTACAGAAGctgttttctttcacaaagaagaaacttttaTTTCAGAATCTAAGAATAATGTCAGGGCAAGATTTGGCACAAAATCGCACAAATGTATTTTGGATCTTAGACAAACCACTAAAAAAAATATACTTAACTGTACCCTCTTTTATATGATAAGAAACAGTAAATAGGAAAAAGTAGTTATGTCCCTTTTGTATCATTGAAAACACAAGAAATATTCTTTATCCCATTTTTGTAGGTTTGGGCGACGCTTCGCAGTCCTGCTCTCACTCttcattgtgttttcatttggtgTGGGACTGGCCTTCTCGCCAAACATCTATGTTTTCTTGGTCTTAAAATTTTTCTGTGGGACATCAGGAGGTGTCATGGTAATGAACACATCGGTGTTGGGTAGGTACGCCATCTGTGACAAACATCTTCCAGATTACAAAGTTGAAAGACTGCTAGCTGCTTAGCCAACATGCTAATGACAGATACACTTAGCACCTAtatcatccatcaatcaatacCTCCTGTCAAAACTGCTTAGTGTGTGAGTTCACTAAAAATGGATAGTCGCAGCTAATAGCATCATGAATCTTGCATTAGTTGCCCCAGCTGTCTGCTCCATCTCAAAGTCTGATTTGCAGCTGGTATTCAAGTACAAACATGTGCATAtactgtctctgctctgtgcagattgctcttgttttttatcttaaaaGGGGACATCTGCACCAGTGGCGTGTTCAGAGGGTTGggcaagggtggcactggcaccccttgaaatcaaattggccaccccaggtgccaccccaaatcctaaactatgattggctatttgccttgtcagaggtggggtttctgttagaATATATAAAGGAGGAAAGTAGCTTTCTtgtagtgccctcaaatgtgactttgaaaacacatattttgtaagtccttaaagaattaagctttgAATATTTATCTGTTGCCACTTtgtcgtgtttttttttttttttttaagtcaaaaggaatataagaACTGTTTAATACTTCAATCAAAGTAGatagtgaagacagaaagggtaaattttatttatgtgtaaaTACCCTGGCCagccctgcctatgtgagagcctcagttgggccaccctggtcaaaaagttctggacacgcccctggtcTGCACCTCCACCCTCTGCTACTCAGAGCTGCTGTTTAGATCAACAGTCAAGAATCTGAAATGCTATCTCTTCAAATAAAGTCTGGACAAACATTAAGTATACTTTTTGGGGTTAGTCAATTGGCAAAAAGTATGCAAAAATCTATAGGGATAAACCAATTAACTCAACTGTGAGGGgtgagtagagtagagtagataAGAtagttagatttaaaaaatcattcaggagcaaggctacagcCTGAACAGTGTTCTTATCACAGAATCCTAGTTTCAGTAATAATATGTGAAAAcctatttttgtctttcagcGTTAGAATGGACTGATCCCTCAAAGGCTGCGGTCTGCACAGTGCTGCTCATAATAATTTATGGTGTTGGGCTGATGTTGTTGTCTGGCCTTGCATTTTTGATCCCAAACTGGAGGATCCTGCAGCTGGTCCTCTCCGGCCCTGTTCTCCCTGTCTTGATTTTCTTATACTGGTAAGCTGCTATGCAGtccattttactttttctttcttccccctaaaaaatATTGCTAAACAAGTTATAACTGAATAATCGTGGGCTACTTTCTGATGCTGAGCCTGTCTTTGAAAAGGTTTCTTCCAGAGTCAGCTCGCTGGTATTTGTCCaatggaaagaaagaggaggcacAAAAGATGCTTGAGAGAGCAGCCAGGGTGAACAGGAGGAAGGTACCATATGATCTGTTAGACCAGGTGAGCTGCATCGAACACACTTAAGATTTTACCAAATTTAACTCGTGTTTTATGAcactaacattttattttacttgtttagGTGGATATGAAGGTCACAACCAAAAGAAGAAACATGTTTCACATCTTTCGAATACCTTACTTAAGAAAACGAACCATCATAATGGGCTTTAACTGGTATGTGGTCTTGAACTGAAAAATATTTCTTTGAGGTTCATTAAGAGGAGATAAACAGTGTGACTAATTCACAACTAATTGGGACACAAATCATTTGGCAGCCCCagtattaatatttatttgttgCAATATAATAGAAAACTGAACTAACCTCTTCATCTTTGATGCTAGGTTTGCAACAAGTCTTCTGTACTATGGACTGAGCCTGAATGTTGGAGGTTTTGGCCTGAATATCTACCTCACTCAGTTCATCTTTGGTTTTGTGGAAATTCCTGCCAATCTGGGCTCTTTACTGCTAATTCAGCATTTTGGAAGAAGAATATGTCATTCGTGCTTCTTGATTTTTGGAGGTGTGTCTTGTCTTTTGACCCTTGCTATCCCAAAAGGTAAAGGTTTTTGTATAAactaaaattatttattttacaagtattgtttttcatttttttctaacacagtgTATGTTTTCATCTTGCATGTTTTACCTATCAGATCTTCCCGTGGTGGTAACAGTCATAGCTGTATTAGGGAAAATGGCTGCCACCACTTCATTCAGCACTGCCTATGTTTACACTGCAGAGTTATACCCAACAGTTTTAAGGTAATGTCATGCTTTCTGCTTTCTGATAACTACTTACAAAATCTTATTTGTAACAATATCTGAAGCTCTTGTGACCGTTAGAGAAGTAAACACTAACACACCCCTGTACTCAGAGCCTGACAATGTAACAAATAACGCTAGCTTCAAGATCTGTGGCTTATATACTTAGCGACAgttaggggagaacggggttggttgtcacactttttactgttttgatgattgctcatgatcaaaacatctttcaatagtcattcctaaattaaattgaagcttaatgtgttggcttgaaatgtgtatccctctcattttccaactcattgtaacaaagaggcaattaattatcaaagacactctgacacattgtgacaatcaaccccatcacagggatggttgtcacacactatgggtttggttgtcacaatggtatttcaatgggaaaaatcttttaaaataggcaagaaggcagaactaaatttgaaagtttaattgcactgacaagtgataggcctacataacttaatgcattttaacattaaatgagcaaggaacatgaacaggaaacacatctgtaggccagcctatataacaacataaagctacatgcagtcactgtctgagttacagtgatggcaaatttagggtctgcacactccaactcatttcaccatgcaagattttgccaacataggggttggttgttacatgtgacgaccaaccccaaagagaatgtgacgaccaaccccaactggaattttttgctagcaccaaggctaacaaccatctaacaactacttagctagctaataaaaatctaaactatagctttcccctcacactttgtaagggtaacactttttgttataaacccatcgtttgaaagcctagaagaaaaatactgaggagctgaatatttacaatttgacatgaaaaatacacaaagtcctctcacctcaagtccagctgtcttactccagagaagactatgtaggtgagctctgatcctaatcctagaaatgtccataccccaatttgagagacagcgccctctggtggcgagatataacgagtgtgccaaccaacccgtgtgacaaccaacccagtTCTCCCCTACTTGATCGAAGCTTTGACAGCCAGAAAGTCACTTCCAATTAAAgttgtgctggttttattaacttatttcttaaagctgctttgGCACAGACTTTTGCAACCACACTTCACTCTACATTTTACATCAATGAGGTGCCTGTAAACTCTGCAGGACAAACCTTCCTCTACTCTTCAGTCATGCTCAGGAAATCCTAGATGAGATTCAGCAACCCCTCATTCTCCATTATCTTCTGTGGGAAACTGATCAGTCCAATGTGTGTTACTGCAGGCAGAATGGTGTTGGTCTAAACTCCATGTGTGCTCGAATGGCGGGCATCTTCGCACCACTCATCAGACTCCTGGATGTCTTTCATCACACCATCCCCATGATAATATATGGCATCATACCAATTGCTGCCGGGGGTTTCTGTTGGCTTTTGCCTGAAACCCTCAATGTTCAACTTCAGGACCATGCTGAGGAGAAGTAAGTATAAAtgctatatttaaaatataaaataactgCATCATGTGTTAATGATAATaagagattcttttttttttgttcttcatttcagaaaaactgtgaatggaCACATAGGGGACAACCCTGGACAGATTATTGATGAGCACAAGCTTTAATTTGTACTGAAATCAAGTTCAGAAAGTTCATAGTTTATCTTAAACCTGTCAACTTTTTAGTTTAAATTAAGAACTTTATTCTCTTAATGCtacaactttaatctcaaaGTCTCTTTTGAAAATTCCCCCCCATAATCTGGCCTTAATTCTCCATCATAGGATATAGAAACTAGTGGAAAAGTAAATTTAGTGACCAACATACTCAtggagtttattttattttttaaatggtcTCATTTTGTTTACCTTGAATTTCCTGTTTAGTTGCATCTGTTATTAAACACTTTGAACATCTTTTAATTACAGAAATCTCTTGTCCTGTCTGAGcagctgttttatttatatggtTTGTCCATCATAATCCAGTATCCACAATAAAACCCAGAAGCTTGGTGTCATATACTTTGTTAACTAACTCATCATTTCTGCAGATATTTAAAACTGGCTTCAGGTTGAGAGTGTGTCTTGGACACATCACAAACTTATTTGTGATTCTGTATATATTCAcctgctgattttatttttaattttaaatctgTATTAAGTTTATTATACATGCCATTGACTGTTTGTGATGCATGTATATTGTAGTGTGCTTACATCACAATgtatgcattattattttaaaaatatttgtataatattatttagtCACCCTCATTTTATGGACTGCATAATTCATTATTTGAAGAAAAATTCTGTTCTTACTTTTGAATGATTTGTTACAGCATGACTCTCCAGTATTCTAAATGTAAatgattaaatatgtttttgttttttttaatcttctgtTGGGAGTTTTAACTGGTCATGAAAATGATAGATATTAAAACATATAGAACCTACCAAAGCAAAAGACCATCAGCAAAAATTGTTTCTGTATAGTTATTTATTATAGAAGCAGCAGtcagagggtaggtgtcagataaagTGATTAACTGCACACTGAttaaacatctttgtttttatatttacagaACTAAGACTCTGAATGACTGATACTTTTCACTTTCAATAGAAAGCAAGACTACACatttgaaaaaaggaaaaacaacaaacatcacacatcacacacaaaccaaaagttccttgcAGGAGATTTGAGCAACATGTTCTTGTTAAATCCAAGAGGTTTATTGTGATTACAGAATATGAATGCCAAATTGGTGAAGATTTAAGAATCTGAGATTAAGGGGGCACTAACAAATGAACTAAATACATGTTGAACTGAATAAACCTACAGCGCTCTCTGCAGGTATCACTTGGGATGTCCTGAGAACTGTACTGTGAGGCTTTGTATTTCAACATACAGTACTTATAATAAGAAGAAAAGGACTACTCTCAAACAGGCTTAAGTATCACAAATTAAttgcacatttttaatttcttctaAATACCCCATAAAAGGATTAAGGATTATAACAAGAAAACCATCGCtgtatgtgagcatgtgtgagTGAATCATatgtattataatttatttgataaacacaaatgatgtaaaaatgtgatgaatgtAGCTCAAATATGGTTTCAGGTTGCACTGACAGCAACTAGTATGTTCCAATGAGCCCTAATATAGTGAAATAATAAACCTGATTTCCTTCAtggtttcatcattcattcaaatCATTCATTATTTCAAACTCAGGACACGGGGAAAACATTGAGAGAAACATCCCACACCCCATACATGAAAATAGGTAGACCATAAATACCAATTTCACATTTACTGCTGGATCACACAAACTGTATATCCGGTGGGTCGTGCGTAAATATAGTTAGTGTTCGGTCATTATTATAGACAACATGGTCCAAGGTAATGATTGCTTTGTTTGAGGATTGAAAAAAGATGGACgttaacagggttcccactcttttctaAAGATaattttcaaggacattttcagtgaagttttgaactaaaaaaggtttaaagtgtcttcctgcgtggcgatgtctgttgtgatcagcgatgtctacaacgtgcagtttctgtgcagctgtgttgctctttttgttccgtttgttttcactataaGGAGTTTGCGctcctactagctacagtacggtaattgagctctcagcctgcaggaaaagttgtgaggcacagacccccaagctctctgcccgactccactggtcactcATCAACTTTTATATAAGACTCTTTGcatcaaaagagcactccacaaggttgaTTAACCATGAAACATAAACAagatacccccgttttctgtgaatgcatgattatgaccaagtgggggagaaaagatgtgaaacaaGTTGCGCATCCGGACCTGATCCGGACCGGtctgtgtcgctgtcttttccagcacagcgtgcactcagctTTTAATGAATGGGAATGTGCTTTTTTAATcgtgtcaggtcgcacgcagttatgttggaataattttccaggataATAAGTGATTTTCCAGAACATTTtgctttttctcccattttccaggtgttttctaCGACGGCGTATTAGGGCTACTATGAAAAAGAAGTACATTTTCGAGAAAAAAACTTCGAGTTTATAAAGTCGCaaatctgtgagaaatcaaGCTCGAATTTTTCGagtttttaaagtgttacattttcgagaaaaaactcaaactttCTGAGATTATAAAGTCGTAGATTTTCGAGAAAATATGTAAACAATTCgagtttttaaagacataaaactgTGAGAAATCAAACACAAGCAGCCCTTTGGCCATTTCACTGCATCATGGACCCACTTGACAGCCGCTTCCATTTGTACTACCTACGTGGACTTAGCAATAAGGAGATACTACTGATTCTAGCCCAGAATCATCACATTATTATAAGCATAAGGAATTTGAAAAGACATGGCAGGTGTTGTGCCGAGAAACGCCTGCACGCCGAGAATTGCATGCACCGCCATGTCCATGTTTTCCAGGATCCGTGGGAACCCAGCGTTAAACTTGTGCGTGTGAGTCTGTGACTTTATGTATGAGAAACAGTACGCATCAAAGACAGCGCGTAAGATGGAGGGCTTGGTGGTATCCAAATAAATAACGAACTAACAGGTCAGTGTGTCAGCTGCTGAGCTGGTTAGTAACCCAGTTATGAATCAACTAAATAGTCAGTTTGTAAGCTGACTAAGATGAGGAAgcctaaccaaccaaccatgtTATGTATTTTTATAACATAGACATATTGTCTCAAAAGTCCTGTTTATTAATGGATATGAGcataacaaatatatatcacCTGCATAAAAGGTTAGTGTCAAACACATAGCTTGAGGACAGTATAGTCAAGGGTAGTTCAAAGTACACTGGATCCTTTATCTTAAGGACTTTCTCCTGTAGAAAAGTGTTCAGCACCTGGTAAACCTAAAGTATTCTCTGAAATGTGAAACACTTTTTACTGGTGGCAAGTGCAATTTAGGTATAGTTGAACTGACATGTGCTAAGTATTCtcattttattctttctttttatgaTTTAATCAATGCTGGTTTGTCTACTATTGTTTTGTTGTAAGAGATGATAAACATAGATTGATTGTCTTTTCACACCCCTCAGCACAAGCTTAAAGATTAATCAGACAGATAAGATATACATATCAGTGTATTTCAAGCGAGGTTCATGCATAACTCACATTGCACCTTGAAGAGGAGCCACTGCAACCTCAACATAACAATATGAGCAATTTTGGACAAATCCTGAAGGAGGTTGGGGAGTTTGATTTGTTTCAGAAACGATTGCTGGTCGCTTTATGCTTACCTGTCATATTTGGAGCTTTTGACTCTATTGGTCAGGTATTTATGGGAATTAGTTTTCCTCATCACTGTAACACTGACTGGATCTTGGAGCGAGGATTTAACCTGAcacaagagagacagagaaatcTCACCCTGCCAGTGAACAAGGATGGGGGGTATGAAAGCTGCAAAATGTTCACACGTGTGGATTTGGATTTGGAAACCATTGAAGAATATGGGATTAACAGTACAACAGGATGCATAGATGGATGGGACTATGAGGCACCGACAGGTTCTTCCAGCATTGTCACAGAGGTAATGTTACTTAGTTTAAAGTAGTTTGATACCACCTATATGGCAGAGCTTTTCAAACTTATATATCTATTTTCTGAATCAGCTTTTCTCTAATTGTCCACCTTTCACTTTCTGTGTCTTCAGTTTGATTTGGTGTGTGATCAGAGGGGTTTGATTGCGGTATCACAGTCCATCTCCATGGCTGGTGTTCTGGTTGGAGCACTGACATATGGGGCGATTTCTGACAGGTTTGAAACAATAGTTCAATACTTCTTCAATTTGTATTCCTGTGATTTTTGCTTCACAATCATTTGAATAATgtggaaaagaaaaatattgacATGACATAagtgttcttttcttttgtaggtTTGGTCGGCGCTTTGCAATTCTGCTGACACTCAGTGCCCTTCTGTGTTTTGGTGTTAGTGTCGCTTTCTCCCCcaatatttatgtttatatggtTCTCAAATTTTTTTCTGGGACTTCAAGTGTTGTCATTTCAATGCTTTCTTCCGTAATGGGTAGGTCTGCtttgtccatctttttatatcctttcttattttattattgctgtatcCACCATTTTGGACAAGTCCTGACACATGTCAATCACATATCAAATAACCATgtacccacatagcaaaattggtctggcccggttGTGGCCCACACAATACACTTTGCCAACATACCGCAATGGAGAAtggcccttaagtggcccagatatagtgtgtgggccgtctctggcaaactatatctgggccacttaagggccgtcattctttgcTATTTGGGTAATAGCCCCTTGTTTTTAATAGTGAACAGACTGATATTACTTtactggagagagaaaaaatctATTTAATGGTCAACATCAGAGCATCAAAATGTTATGATGTCTACCTGAAAGTTATTGGAAAGCTTGTATATGTGTTACTTATTGTGAAATGAGAGTGATGTTGGTTGAAAAGTAAGTTAATCTGGATATTGAAAACTGAGTGCTTTGTGCTTCTTACCACATAGCAGTCACTTGTcagtataaaaaaaactctggAACCTTGAGTtgacaaacttttgacttttttccttTAGTTTTATGCTTGTACATGGCATGAACATAGTGGCTAATGCCATATGAGATCAAATTTGCATACAAAACCTATGAAGGATGATT
This is a stretch of genomic DNA from Notolabrus celidotus isolate fNotCel1 chromosome 17, fNotCel1.pri, whole genome shotgun sequence. It encodes these proteins:
- the LOC117828697 gene encoding solute carrier family 22 member 13-like; the encoded protein is MSNFGEILKEVGEFGSFQKRLLAALCMPSFFVAFDIIGQVFTGRNFEHNCNTDWILEQGPNLTEDRQRNLTLPLNKDGQFESCIMFTPVDLDLETIEAYGINKTTSCIDGWDYQASNGASSSVTDFDLVCDQSGLIEVSQSVYMAGYMVGAVTYGAISDRFGRRFAVLLSLFIVFSFGVGLAFSPNIYVFLVLKFFCGTSGGVMVMNTSVLALEWTDPSKAAVCTVLLIIIYGVGLMLLSGLAFLIPNWRILQLVLSGPVLPVLIFLYWFLPESARWYLSNGKKEEAQKMLERAARVNRRKVPYDLLDQVDMKVTTKRRNMFHIFRIPYLRKRTIIMGFNWFATSLLYYGLSLNVGGFGLNIYLTQFIFGFVEIPANLGSLLLIQHFGRRICHSCFLIFGGVSCLLTLAIPKDLPVVVTVIAVLGKMAATTSFSTAYVYTAELYPTVLRQNGVGLNSMCARMAGIFAPLIRLLDVFHHTIPMIIYGIIPIAAGGFCWLLPETLNVQLQDHAEEKKTVNGHIGDNPGQIIDEHKL